From Melanotaenia boesemani isolate fMelBoe1 chromosome 12, fMelBoe1.pri, whole genome shotgun sequence, a single genomic window includes:
- the LOC121650875 gene encoding inosine-uridine preferring nucleoside hydrolase-like translates to MFFRRSVLSATANVFRNSVWRLPADGYLLQSVRRADCSLYFSHNATGSRMKKKLLVDVDTGVDDAQAIMLALADPNVKVLGITCVHGNTTVENVCKNTLRVLQACKSFEVPVFKGVDKPILGNSIDAGHFHGLDGLGDTPDPNAPGLDLIQKEHAVSAIVRIVNENPGEVSLVATAPLTNLALAVRMDPCLPSKLRGLYIMGGNTESRGNTTVCAEFNFAADPEAAYIVLNEYVCPTYLACWEFTCHSMLTWDFCDSWLAQDTDKARFMERIFRYSMNASHSERSQKEFVAGMGFISCDSYAMAAAVDDSFILQSDCYPVSVELTGTHTRGMMIVDTVGLLKKTHKAFIMKKVNMEKFKQMMMAALK, encoded by the exons CGGCTACTTGCTCCAGTCTGTGAGACGAGCTGACTGCAGTTTATATTTCTCCCACAACGCTACAG GTTCCAGGATGAAAAAGAAGTTGCTGGTGGATGTAGACACCGGTGTTGACGATGCTCAGGCCATCATGTTGGCTCTGGCTGATCCCAATGTGAAGGTACTGGGTATCACCTGCGTGCACGGAAATACCACTGTGGAGAACGTCTGCAAAAACACATTGAGAGTTCTTCAGGCCTGCAAAAGCTTTGAG gTTCCAGTGTTTAAGGGGGTTGATAAGCCTATCCTTGGGAATAGTATCGATGCTGGACATTTCCACGGGCTAGACGGCCTGGGAGACACTCCTGACCCCAATGCTCCTGGTCTGGATCTTATCCAGAAGGAGCATGCTGTGTCAGCCATAGTCAGAATTGTTAATGAGAACCCAGGAGAG GTGTCTTTGGTTGCCACGGCACCCCTGACCAACTTGGCTTTAGCTGTGAGGATGGATCCATGTCTGCCGAGCAAACTCCGAGGGCTCTACATCATGGGAGGCAACACTGAGT CTCGAGGAAACACCACTGTGTGTGCTGAATTCAATTTCGCTGCAGATCCAGAAGCTGCATACATTGTGTTGAATGAATATGTGTGTCCCACATACCTAGCCTGCTGGGAGTTCACCTGCCACAGCATGCTAACCTGG GACTTCTGTGACTCCTGGTTGGCACAGGACACTGATAAAGCTCGCTTCATGGAACGGATCTTCCGCTACAGCATGAATGCATCCCACAGCGAACGCTCCCAGAAGGAGTTTGTTGCAGGCATGGGCTTTATTTCCTGTGACTCTTATGCCATGGCAGCTGCTGTGGATGACTCATTTATCCTACAAAGTGACTGTTACCCTGTTAGTGTAGAGCTGACAGGCACACACACCAGAGGAATGATGATAGTGGACACTGTGGGTTTACTGAAGAAGACGCACAAGGCTTTTATCATGAAGAAGGTGAACATGGAGAAATTTAAGCAGATGATGATGGCTGCTTTGAAATAG